The region CGTTCACCACAGGAGCAAAGCGCAGAAGGCTGGATCAATCACAATcctaaatataaaaaagtataaaactGTTAAAAACTACTTGTAAAATACAACTGAGAGAAATATTTTATGTACAAAGTTAGAGTCTCTTCTGCCTTCCCTCGTGGGTTACTCTAAATAGGAGCActgaagaaacacacactgaaatgaAGGGTACATTTTTAGAGTACCCtttgcactgcactgcagtgtCCATAATGAGTGTTACATGCTCTCAGTAGTACAGGAGGGCATTCTCCATACTCTCTCCAGGCTAAATCCAAGCACAAGTGCATTCCTTTACATGCATTAAAGTTTTAGTTATCCATCACTGGTCATGCTGAGtccttttgaaatgttattGCTCAATACCAGACTACAGttaggcctttttttttcttattaaaaaaaaacaaaaaaaaaaacatatcaacCAATAAATAATTAGATGTAGTACTTTAAAACATTACAGACCCTGTAATTAGAGATGCTTGAAAGACTTGCTTCACTGAATAGTATCTACGTCAAATTATCACATTCCTTTGCAGGCAAGGCTTATGTACATGTAACTGCTTCCTTTTTGCCACTTGATTTTCTTCTGCTTATCAGAAAACTTTGGGTTTAATACAGCCCAACATGATTGAGGGATAAAAAACACGCACTTGCAGAGCACAAAAAGCTCTTCATTTTAGCGTCTCAGGCAACTGCCCACTGTGCTTCAAAGAGACTTCTAACAGCCGTGtgaaaccattttaaaaatccaaCCATTTGAAATTAATGTAAGAGCAGTTAAGCACCAATCTACAGGGAGACTAAAGTCAGAAGCACTGGttaatcgtgtgtgtgtgtgtgtgtgtgtgtgtgtgtcttctatTTTCTACCAAAATGTAGTGAATTCCTGCTGACTAACAGAATGGAGTGCAGAGAGGAAACATAATAAGGTGTCTGTCATCTTCAAAATGCAGTTCAAGGTGACCAAACCGACGTGACAGATGTTCTCTTTTTGGTCACATTACTGAATGTATTATTTTCTCAGAGAATATATCTGCCGGATCTTAAAAGGTGCAAACATGATTTGTGATAGGGAGGACTGGGAtaacagcacagaaaaaaacaaatccaaCAATGCTGTTGCTTTGGCACCACAGATCCACTCCGCTTCTGAACCATTCCTTTGCATCCAGGCAGtttgctgttaatacacagcAGCGGAATCTTCCTCGCTCCATGTTCACTTTACCGTCTTCCATCTTCCCTCTTCTTGAACACGGGCCATTATAAAaggaggaaaacaaaaagagaaCATCAATAGGTAACAGATACAGTACTCAAATTCCTTGCTTTAAGCCATTGAATTCTATAGCATCAGTTAGAACCACGCATTCACATATGTTTCTACATTGTGTGGGACTTTTAAGATGTCATAAGATGCTTGTTGCAGCTTCACCCGAGTGGCTGAATCTCCATGGGGCACTGATGCTGGTTATCAATAGGAGGCAACCCTACCAGTTCTCTACAGTAAGTGCCATTGAAGCAGAGGTTTTTCGATGTGTCCATACCATAGAATGAAAATATATCAATGCAATCCGTAAGTAAACTGCTATTGAAACGTATTTGTAGCCAAGATCGGACATAAAGATTATTACATGCCTACcacacaaggaaaaaaaaaaagaagaattgcATTAACTAGCAGTGTCAATGACATTCCTTGGTAGGTATTTATAACTACTATAAGATAATAGTCCTAATCTTACAAAAAATGGCTAATTATCTTATGGACTACAATAACTGGGAGCTAACAAGCAAGAGAACAACAttgaaattataaaaaaagagtctttttttctcttttgctaGATAGTAGGCCTAGTTCCTCATAGGAAGGAATCACAGCACATTAAAGACATAAACCATTGTTTAATACAGGTAGTATatcatatataaaataatatagatTAACTCCTTTTCAAATGAAAGGTCCATTTTGTGTCTTAAAACTAATAGAAATATTAGCTTGAAGTAGAAAAAAGTGTagtaatgttttaattttagttatgtttttcattttcaaatgtataattataatttttcttttcaaaataaaaaaaacatctaaaacatccacaaataaataataaatgttttgcaCTTTTAGAATTTTTATACAAATTTGAGTAAGATGGCATCTGATCACAATCTATTACATTATCCAGTGTTTGAACTCAAAGCACTATTCTCTTGGGGGTCATTTGTATCCTATATCTGATCTGCACTCAAAAGCTGCAGTGCTCTCTTGGTGACTCGCCAACATTTACCACACAAGCGCAACACAGAGCGAACCCTCAAAATAAATTATCCAAAAGTAATCCCATCTGATAAAAGTGCTTGGTTTTCACTGAACTGACCTCTGAGAACATTCTCTCCACAAATGCATGATTCACAACAGATGACAAACTGTCCGTTTTGAAAGGGAGCACTGTGTCCTCTTGGGACAATACCTTGAAAAGAGACTTGATGGTTTCTCGATAGGCAGTACTCCTTTAAAACCATTTTGTGATTTTAGCAAATGGAATACCCAGATTAGAAGGGAGTTTGTGGAAGGTATGCTGGATGCAGAAAGCTAGGGAATGGCAAATGTACAAGACGGAATTGTGTTCTCCCCATGACTGATGCGCTATCACTTCCAAAGCCTTGGAATAGCTTGACTTTGACAGCTTGAGGCTAATTCTCTCCTCTCAGGTCTTAAATGCAATGAATAAACGCTCCCTGGTTCCCTGTACTTCAGGAATTAGGTCAATTAGGCAGAGTTGACTATCTTGCTTTGCTTCTCACTGAAGTATCTTACAAGCATACAGAGATCCTCTTCTCCTCTTAACCGGTGCCATGCAGTGCACGAGGGATGTgagaaatcatcagtttttgtaaatgttcACCATCCAGTAAATGGATGCTGCTTATGGCCGCTTGGGGCCACATCttatgggaaaaaaacaaaagttggCAAAACTTAAAttgcaaaaatgtaattgcattttcaatgtaataatgtatttgaTTTTATATGGTGCAGGGCAATTGTTCTAGTGACACAATAAGTTTTCTTTATGCCAAGTAATTCtatttgaatatttgaatatCTATTTTATAAATAGTTAACCCACACGGTCGTGAAAAATTTAGGTAAGGCTAGCTCTGGCCAACATTACATATATAGAACACAACACTTTCAAAAGTGTTGGATAGTGATTGCCTCAAAAAAAGAGATTTTataaaattatgaacagtggttagacacaattattttttaacttcCCTACTTAGTAATGTTGCGCGCAACATTTgttcaataatttatttttatgtagatacagccTAGTGGAAAGCTACATTCAGTTTGCCGTTAGTTTGAATTCACATGTAAACACGCAGTCTTCTGTCAATGAAACGCCATACAATAAACCATAATTGAACTACAGTTGAAGCACACTGACATTATTAACCCCTTGAAAATCTAGCCAAAGATTGCGTGCTTGAACTAGCCTGTCCATTGCTAGTTTATAATGTAAACAGCCTGACAGAAAGTTATACGCAGCCATAATTTTTCTTTCAATTGTTTGAccaatttgtgcattttgtcactggtggtgaaaGCCAAACTCACcgtttcagcttcagaaaaaaagaatcggTTATCAATTTACAAATTTTTGTAAACGTTTCCGTAAATTCAGTTTCGGTTAAACGTTTCACGGTTCACACCCCTACAGTGGACACAAGCCTACACCAGTGTGGTTACCTCCACACTGtgatacaattttaaaataaaatgtgcagtgTTTCAACACCTAACgaataaaatgacattatataGCCCGTGACAGCATTAATAGAGTTGGTGTTGGcaacactcaaaataaaactgcGCCGAGTACTGCTACTGCGAGTAGGTCTATACTTCAGGTCAAACAAGAAAAATAGGCCTATTGTCGTAATCATTTTGCAATGTCATAAATAGGCTACAGTTTTGAAGTGTTTTCATTTGATTTCAATTgatatttgttacatttttgcAATGCTTACGctactttttttacttttgttagGTTTGTCCAGAGAAAGTACATTTACTATTAATTACCAAAGTTAAtctaatttttgttttttattagtaAGAATTTCAGTTTCTTGTACAAATGATTGAGGGAATTAGTAAACATTTGTTAAACTTCAGCCTTGTCTCACGAGGGAATCTAGCAGGCCCCCTAGTGGCGATGGTGGTAAAACCAGTATTAACAGCGTTTTAGAGGGAAGTAACACCGGGGTCAAAATTGTCACAGTGACAAGCCTACATCATAGATAGGATCTTCTCTTACTTAATACAGGGGAAAGAACTTCTGTTTATGAGTGGAAAACCTGAGTTTAGAAGCACATACTTTAAACAGTGAATTTTGGCCTTGTTCAGGGTACCTCCTTTTGTATTCTTGTTATAACTTCCCATTGGTAGTCAACTGTTGCTGAAGACAATGACAGGACACTGCAACTGCCAAAGCCATCTCTGTGTGCTCCACATCCTTGATTACTCTCGCCTattgcgttactgctaggggcCTTGATTCAATCGctgcattgattttttttttggtgattcTCACTGCTATCATGATCCGTCCGGCTTGATGTCCTTGGCTGGACAGCTGCATTACACAATGAGTGCATTTCCAGTGCCACTTGAGGCTTTTTAAAATCAAGACATACAGTCAGCAGGAAGTTTTCACCTCCATTGATCATTGATACTactgttattattgtcattttgtgtaAAGTCAAATTAAGATATATTTAattaggattttttttctccccagtaTAAGTAACTTTCTATAATGTCAAAATGAAGTATTATGGTTTTaagatattattatattattatatattatctaAAAACTAAGAACCTGAAAATGacttgaattatttatttaattccttgtttaaagaatataaaaaaatattgtgtaaaaaatatatatgtacccGGTAATCTTTAaaacatgcaggtgtgtgctttACCTTTTGTCCATCATCAAGCCTCAAGTCTCGGATACAGCCAGTGTTCGTCTCACACTCTGCGGCGGCTCCCAGGTGTCACTGTCATCAGATTCACCTtcctcatcatcttcatcaccaATGCCGTCTCCCTGCTCTTCGGCTGCCATCTCGCTCTCACCCGGGGACCCCTCCTCTTCGTCCTCATCGTCGTTTTCTGTGGTTTCATCAAACAGGGTCACACCAGCGTCCTCCCTACGATGGACTTCTGCAAACCACTCTCGCACCTGCTCATAGCCCATGTTGGACTTAGCCACAAGCTCATCTAGGTCCTGCTCATTCAGAAACTTGTACTTCAGGTAGTACTCCTTCAGGATCTCTTTCCCCGATTTGAACTTCATCACTGGGGGTGACTTGCCTCTGCCTAAGTTGGACTTCttggcccttctcccccaagACCTCGCCCGGCCTTTGCTCCGAGTTCGGGCCCGTCCTCTCTTCCTGTTCCCACTGCCGTTCATGGCTCCCACATTTCCACTTTGGTAGTAGAAGAACCATTTTAGGTTGCCATTCTTCCAGGAGTAGCGGCTGTCCCCAAACCAATTGACGATGTATGACCTGGGTAGGCCGCTCTCCTCAGCCAGCTGGTCATACTCCTCGGCTGAGGGCCACTGCGTGCGCACAAAGGCACTCTTCAGGACATGCAGCTGCTCAGGGGTTTTCTTCCCAAATTTATCCTTGCCTCCCCGCCGCCCGCCAGGTGGGGTCTGAGCCTGGGCCCCCTGCTTGGAGGTTGAGGGCGATTTAGTCGACTCGTAGTACACACGTTCCGCTCGGAGTTCAGCCAGCTCTGCCAGTGCTTTCCTCTTTTCTGTGAACCAGGCATCAATCTCTCGCCTGGTGAGCTTGGTCTCTGTCCTCAGCCGACTCAACTCTTCATCTGTGGGTATATCACACTTCTGGAAGCTCTCCTCCAAGACCACCAACTGCTCTGGGGTCTTTTCTTTGAACTTCTGGAGTGTAAAGTCAGGGAACGGGTTCCAGGACTTGTTTCGagtttctttctctttcagtgGCCCAGGTGCCTGTGGGACGGGCTCTGCGGTTTCATCACTGGAGTCAATCACAATGGTGCTGTTGTTTCCAGAAGCGGGGCCATCGTTGAAAACAATGATGTGGCTGTTCTTGGAGTTGCGCTGGTTGTAACGTGTGTCACTGAACCACTTTTTGATCTCACCCTTGGTGAGGTTGGTCAGTTTCATCAGCCGGGCAATCTCAGCATCGCTAGCAAAGTGGTTCTTCAGGTAGCTGGCCTTCAGCTCTGCCAGCTGCTCCTTGGACTTCTTGGGCCGCAGGCCGAAGTGGTCAGAGCTGAGTGCAGAGTTCTCCTGCGGGGTCAGTGTAGGGGGCTGGACAGTGGTGGCCCTTTTGGTCTCCACACTAGCTGAGGCAGGCTGGCTGGCAGCAGGCTTATTCGGTGCCACCTGGCCAGGGACCCCCGCCACGGCTAGGGTGATGGGCGTGGTCACAGGGAAGCTGCTAGGGCTACCAACCTGTGTCAGCACCAGGCCTGGCTGCCCCATGATCTGGCAGGTCTGTAGTATAGACTGCAGGCCGTTGGCCTCAGCAGAGAGGTGGGCTGGAATCACCGTGATAGTCTGTGGCACAGTGTGCACTGTTCCATTGAACTGCTTCCTCctggcctcctccacctcctcgggAGTCCAGCTCACGCCATGCTTCAGCCGCTGGGCGGAGAACCAGATCTTAATCTGCTCCTCCCCATACTTAGTCTGGGCTGCCAGTCCAGAAATCTCAGAGGCTGACGGATAAGGGAACTTGTTGTAGGTGCTAATCAGAAGAGCATTGTTGTCCATGGCCCCGTTGTATGTGGGGATGCTGCTAACTGGTATGAGGAGCTGTGTCTGGGCGTTCTGGTGGGCCTGCAGAGCAGATAGGATCTGGGCCAGACCTGCTGGAAGCACAGTGGCAGGGTTTACAGAGGACTTCTTAGATTCTGCTGTGACAGGGTTCGGGTTGGTGACGATTACGCTGGGTTTTGCTGGCTCAACGGGGAGCGAGGCTACTACTGCCTCAGCGGTGGTTGGCATGGCCACAGAGACTGCTTCCTCACCCTCCACCCTCACATCGCCATCATCGACCATTTTGTGGGACACGGCGATCCTCTTAGCCTCAGCCCTGCTCTTCATTTTCATGATGGGCGTCTTGCTCACTGAGATCCCATGGACTGCTACATCCTCAGAAGCTCCAGCCTCCTGCTCCGCTGAATCCACATTGAAGGTGGAATCACTGGCTTGATCGGAGCCCGCCCGGTCTCCGCACCTCACGATAGCCCGGGCAAAGCCATCCTCCCCTGGGTGGTGGCGGCCGTTGTGCTCCAAGAGCGCATCATACTGTTTGGTGAGAAAGTTGCACTCCACGCAAACATAGGACGAGTTCAAGGCCATGTTGGAGTGCTCAGAGTCCACGTGGAATGTGAACGCGTTGAGCTCCGGGGTCTGGTAGCTGCAGTGGGCACATTTGTACTCCCCTTCCACCATTCTCGATTCCATGGATTTGATGTAGCGCTCAACGTCCTGTGTGTCGTCGTCGCCCAGCTCGTTTTCGGCGGGGATCGTGGCGCTTTCTAAGGGGGCTTCAGCCGCATTCTCAGCGCCATCCTCCCCCTCTGTCACCTCCATATCTGGGTCCTGTTCCATGGCGTCTGAAGGAATGACCATGCAAGGTGTTGTTGACTTTCTCCTGCTTGCCATTGCATCAACTGCACCCAAGAGAGGTGTCGTTAGAAAACAGTGTTGTCTTATCTGCCTTCCTTGTTCTTGCACACAGTTAATTATCACATGTTAGCCACTTGTCAGATTCCACTGTTTCACTTTTAGCCTGCAATACAGAGAAAAtaagattaaattaaaaaatgaaactttaaaACGTTGTATTATCGCAGCCAGTCAGACAAGATAATTTAGATTCATTATCACTGTCAATAGTTTAGACCAACATGTCTTTGTCCAGGTTTCatatatttgaaattaaacacttGCACGGGCTTTGCCTTTTTTGTTAAAGGACGTGAGAACTTTATTGGACCTTGAAACAACCACGGCTTTCCTTGTCCTGGTAGTAGTTTATTCACTGGCATTATGTCaagatgttttcattttcctttgCAACTTGCAAACGAGCAGTGTACTTTCTGAATGAAGCCCGTTACACGCTTGTGATCCCTCCGTCATAGCTGAACACATTTCGTTGTCACAATGTCAAAGAATAGTGATTTATTAACGTCATCTAAAAATCCCACATTTTACCCACATTGGTAGCTAATATTGTAACGGTACAACTTTCACTTTGAGAAGTTAAAAACAAATAGCTATACATTGTTGCTATTCAGTTCAATACAGAATGCACAAAGGTGGGTGTGGCATAATTTACACATAGTATTACACGTATAGCTATTCCAATCAATAGGGCTTCATATAATCCAAATGATCATTGTTcataacattagctagccagctaacattGAGCTacattaacgttagctggcAAGCAAACTTTCTCAATACGCTATGAGCTCATccttaaaataaattgaaaaaagacAACAATCAAAAAATGTCATCAACGTTTCTTTTCCTCCCCTCTAAAGCGAGCTAGTCTAGTTTGTTCTGGACAAGCTGGCAACTAGAATTGCATATTGGGTTACTACAGTCGCTTGCCATCAATACCGTTAGTTGTGCCAATGGGATGTGTGCAGCGGCAGATAATGCCCTTTCTAGGTCGACATGCAACACTTTTGCTgagcagctagctagctatgcaaCTAACCGATTAAATCACCTGATACACTAGCCTCACCGTTGCAGCAAAAATCCAGACTTCGCCCTTTTCCACTGCGCAGTCTTCCGTTCTGGTCGTTAGCTAGCTGCCTTGGGTTAATGCTGCGAACAGGTTAAAAGACTGCAGCAGTTTCACTAAGTGGACTCCCCGGTACTAGAAGCAAGCGAAAATGATTCCACTGATTCCACGGCCAACACAGATGGACAACAACAATACTGAACGGTTTTCGCAACTGCGCACCTATTGTTACGACAGGTAAAGCTTAACTTATTTTCAAGATCGATTAAATTCGAGAATAAAACTGCTTCTGTGAGTGATCCATTAATGAAAGGCAATAACATTTAGTCTTAATATTTGTAGTTTTTTATTTACTGGGCGTCACCACAGATGGAGCACGCCCT is a window of Conger conger chromosome 1, fConCon1.1, whole genome shotgun sequence DNA encoding:
- the LOC133134807 gene encoding zinc fingers and homeoboxes protein 1-like, encoding MASRRKSTTPCMVIPSDAMEQDPDMEVTEGEDGAENAAEAPLESATIPAENELGDDDTQDVERYIKSMESRMVEGEYKCAHCSYQTPELNAFTFHVDSEHSNMALNSSYVCVECNFLTKQYDALLEHNGRHHPGEDGFARAIVRCGDRAGSDQASDSTFNVDSAEQEAGASEDVAVHGISVSKTPIMKMKSRAEAKRIAVSHKMVDDGDVRVEGEEAVSVAMPTTAEAVVASLPVEPAKPSVIVTNPNPVTAESKKSSVNPATVLPAGLAQILSALQAHQNAQTQLLIPVSSIPTYNGAMDNNALLISTYNKFPYPSASEISGLAAQTKYGEEQIKIWFSAQRLKHGVSWTPEEVEEARRKQFNGTVHTVPQTITVIPAHLSAEANGLQSILQTCQIMGQPGLVLTQVGSPSSFPVTTPITLAVAGVPGQVAPNKPAASQPASASVETKRATTVQPPTLTPQENSALSSDHFGLRPKKSKEQLAELKASYLKNHFASDAEIARLMKLTNLTKGEIKKWFSDTRYNQRNSKNSHIIVFNDGPASGNNSTIVIDSSDETAEPVPQAPGPLKEKETRNKSWNPFPDFTLQKFKEKTPEQLVVLEESFQKCDIPTDEELSRLRTETKLTRREIDAWFTEKRKALAELAELRAERVYYESTKSPSTSKQGAQAQTPPGGRRGGKDKFGKKTPEQLHVLKSAFVRTQWPSAEEYDQLAEESGLPRSYIVNWFGDSRYSWKNGNLKWFFYYQSGNVGAMNGSGNRKRGRARTRSKGRARSWGRRAKKSNLGRGKSPPVMKFKSGKEILKEYYLKYKFLNEQDLDELVAKSNMGYEQVREWFAEVHRREDAGVTLFDETTENDDEDEEEGSPGESEMAAEEQGDGIGDEDDEEGESDDSDTWEPPQSVRRTLAVSET